The following coding sequences are from one Heptranchias perlo isolate sHepPer1 chromosome 13, sHepPer1.hap1, whole genome shotgun sequence window:
- the LOC137331589 gene encoding adiponectin-like, with translation MIFKQLIWLVVLVGLSYSDESNDKPDDGETETEPTDEVSPPVAPATLPQESPKVIEGCPNWMAGIPGSPGHNGIPGKDGRDGRDGAKGENGETGLPGPKGDEGQPGNPGVDGEQGLAGLPGHKGEKGDSGYYYRSAFSVGLTTRNPVPNIPIKFSKIFYNDQKHYNEETGKFSCPYAGVYFFSYHITVYTKDVKVGLYKNNKVIIFTFDQFQNNDVDQAGGSVAIHLDEGDEVWLQVYGDNTFNGLYADNNNDSMFTGFLLYPDLH, from the exons ATGATATTTAAACAGCTCATCTGGCTGGTGGTTTTGGTTGGGCTGAGCTATTCTGATGAATCAAATGACAAACCAGACGACGGTGAAACTGAAACTGAACCCACCGATGAAGTCAGTCCACCCGTAGCCCCAGCAACCCTTCCCCAAGAATCCCCAAAAGTTATTGAAGGTTGCCCAAACTGGATGGCAGGAATACCTGGCAGTCCTGGCCATAATGGCATCCCTGGCAAAGATGGCAGAGATGGTCGTGATGGTGCAAAAGGAGAAAATGGAGAAACAG gaTTACCAGGACCAAAGGGCGATGAAGGACAGCCTGGGAATCCAGGCGTAGATGGAGAACAAGGACTTGCTGGACTTCCAGGACATAAAGGAGAAAAGGGAGATAGTGGCTATTATTACCGCTCAGCATTCAGCGTGGGACTGACCACAAGAAATCCTGTCCCAAACATCCCCATCAAATTCTCCAAAATCttctacaatgatcagaaacACTACAATGAAGAGACTGGCAAATTCAGCTGTCCGTACGCAGGGGTGTATTTCTTTTCATATCACATTACTGTCTATACTAAGGATGTCAAAGTTGGTCTGTATAAAAACAACAAGGTTATCATTTTTACCTTTGATCAATTTCAGAATAATGATGTAGATCAAGCTGGAGGTTCAGTTGCAATTCATTTGGATGAAGGGGATGAAGTGTGGTTACAAGTTTATGGAGACAATACATTTAATGGGCTTTATGCTGACAACAATAATGATTCCATGTTTACaggattccttctgtatccagATTTGCATTAA
- the LOC137331099 gene encoding uncharacterized protein translates to MGCTKGNVFSLILTTVVLIVLFLPDTLEANVLRQLFKRDVVEEKITVEPKEATNFLSKLTRSKRNTKRYRQYPDFWNWYQHFSNIGFDEGIHEMDKVYLQYLQAKNRDESRQSYQAYLQRIREEECDTKKDPNCQPTVDHKQVAYTQKQCDPYRDPHCRTETYPCDPQKDPYCRTDKYPCDSRKDPYCRTETYSCDPQKDPYCRTETYSCDPQKDPYCRTETYPCDPQKDPYCRTETYACDPQKDPYCRTDKYPCDPQKDPHCRTETYPCDPQKDPYCRTEACDPYKNPQCRSQGQSCDPQKDPYCSPESSSKHTPSAFFACDPRYDAKCYQQSLTYEQYAQLVNQYCNPYDPNNPHCIALVAYLQQACDPYGDPNCFPRTRKETRSTYPACDTAKDPYCRSAVPAYKNPYDCDPYYDRNCQSAYHPKDEPAPDSECDPRYDPYCSPDSSAYGGKNEFECDPYHDLNCRQNVKSIDQGVQDPDCDPEYDRNCHRPQSVYKGKTKEGYDCDLYYHPDCYPVHDSQPSARCDPYDPNCHRNEQYNRVPDHNRNCDPERDPHCNERAATENCDPYTDPYCYYSQSRTSQQERTATENCDPYTDPRCYYSQSRTREQERRATENCDPYTDPECYSQSHTREQERTATENCDPYTDPRCYYSQSRTREQERTATENCDPYTDSECYYSQSRTREQERTATENCDPYTDSECYYSQSRTREQERRATENCDPYTDPECYYSQSRTREQERTATENCDPYTDPECYYSQSRTREQERTATENCDPYTDPECYYPQSRTREQERTATENCDPYTDPECYYSQSRTREQERTATENCDPYTDPRCYYSQSRIREQERTATENCDPYTDPECYYSQSRTREQERTATENCDPYTDPECYYSQSRTREQERTATEPCDPYTDPECYYSQSRTREQERTATENCDPYTDPECYYSQSRTREQERTAMENCDPNVDPYCDRSQSHINEQSHGRTATEDCDPNYDPNCHKQTTNSNDSDRECNPDHDPNCSNSLSHTSERAQAEDCDPYDPYCGRETTDSRQPEHSCNPNYDPDCRTSQSHGGDQMHREDCDPYYDSNCPNEREHVYEPDSDCDPDYDLECRMQRFTITDGELDSQDTSRYEIICDPDLESPCPYENDINDVTRSYDQYHHVYDPYSAGYEEQYQGDQETHHVTENEDDSQGNPTASEDN, encoded by the exons TTGTTGAAGAGAAAATTACTGTGGAGCCCAAAGAAGCAACAAACTTCTTAAGCAAACTGACGCGTTCTAAACGAAATACCAAACGGTATCGACAGTACCCAGATTTCTGGAATTGGTACCAGCATTTCTCAAATATTGGATTTGATGAAGGA ATACATGAAATGGACAAAGTTTATCTACAATACCTTCAAGCCAAGAACAGAGATGAGTCCCGTCAGTCGTATCAAGCATACCTGCAGCGTATACGTGAAGAGGAATGTGACACAAAAAAAGATCCCAATTGTCAGCCAACTGTTGATCACAAGCAAGTAGCTTATACTCAGAAGCAATGTGACCCATACAGAGACCCACATTGCAGAACCGAAACATACCCTTGTGATCCACAGAAAGATCCGTACTGCAGAACTGATAAGTACCCTTGTGATTCACGGAAAGATCCATACTGTCGAACCGAAACATACTCTTGTGATCCACAGAAAGATCCATACTGCAGAACCGAAACATATTCTTGTGATCCACAGAAAGATCCATACTGTAGAACCGAAACGTACCCTTGTGATCCTCAGAAAGATCCATACTGCAGAACCGAAACATACGCTTGTGATCCACAGAAAGATCCATACTGTAGAACTGATAAGTACCCTTGTGATCCACAGAAAGATCCGCACTGCAGAACTGAAACATACCCTTGTGATCCACAGAAAGATCCATACTGCAGAACTGAAGCTTGTGACCCATACAAAAACCCCCAATGCAGATCCCAGGGACAGTCATGTGATCCCCAGAAAGATCCTTACTGTAGCCCTGAATCATCTTCTAAACACACTCCTTCAGCGTTTTTTGCTTGTGATCCACGTTATGATGCAAAATGTTACCAACAATCCCTCACTTATGAACAATATGCTCAGTTAGTAAACCAGTATTGTAATCCATATGATCCAAACAATCCACACTGTATAGCACTGGTTGCCTATCTGCAGCAAGCATGTGACCCATACGGAGACCCTAACTGCTTTCCAAGAACAAGGAAAGAAACACGTTCCACATATCCTGCCTGTGACACTGCAAAGGATCCATATTGTCGCTCCGCTGTACCTGCATATAAAAATCCATATGATTGTGATCCATACTATGATCGCAACTGTCAATCGGCATATCATCCTAAAGATGAGCCTGCACCAGACTCTGAATGTGACCCCAGATATGACCCGTATTGTAGTCCTGATAGCTCTGCATATGGTGGTAAGAATGAATTTGAATGTGACCCATATCATGACCTCAACTGTCGACAAAATGTGAAATCTATTGACCAAGGTGTTCAAGACCCTGATTGTGATCCTGAGTATGATCGGAACTGTCATAGGCCTCAATCTGTGTACAAAGGTAAAACAAAGGAAGGTTATGATTGTGACCTCTATTATCACCCAGACTGTTATCCAGTTCACGATTCTCAGCCAAGTGCTAGATGTGACCCATATGACCCCAACTGCCATCGAAATGAACAATATAATCGTGTACCTGACCACAACAGAAATTGTGATCCTGAACGTGACCCTCATTGTAATGAAAGAGCAGCCACAGAGAACTGTGACCCATACACTGATCCTTATTGTTATTATTCCCAATCTCGTACTAGCCAGCAAGAAAGAACAGCTACAGAGAACTGTGACCCTTACACTGATCCTCGTTGTTATTATTCCCAATCCCGTACTAGGGAGCAAGAAAGAAGAGCCACCGAGAACTGTGACCCATACACTGATCCTGAATGTTATTCCCAATCCCATACTAGGGAGCAAGAAAGAACAGCCACAGAGAATTGTGACCCATACACTGATCCTCGTTGTTATTATTCCCAATCCCGTACTAGGGAGCAAGAAAGGACAGCTACAGAGAATTGTGACCCTTACACCGATTCTGAGTGTTATTATTCCCAATCCCGTACTAGGGAGCAAGAAAGAACAGCCACAGAGAACTGTGACCCATACACCGATTCTGAGTGTTATTATTCCCAATCCCGTACTAGGGAGCAAGAAAGAAGAGCCACAGAGAACTGTGACCCATACACCGATCCTGAATGTTATTATTCCCAATCCCGTACTAGAGAGCAAGAAAGAACAGCCACAGAGAACTGTGACCCTTACACTGATCCTGAATGTTATTATTCCCAATCCCGTACTAGAGAGCAAGAAAGAACAGCCACAGAGAACTGTGACCCTTACACTGATCCTGAATgttattatccccaatcccgtaCTAGGGAGCAAGAAAGAACAGCCACAGAGAACTGTGACCCTTACACTGACCCTGAATGTTATTATTCCCAATCCCGTACTAGAGAACAAGAAAGAACAGCCACAGAGAACTGTGACCCATACACTGATCCTCGTTGTTATTATTCCCAATCCCGTATTAGGGAGCAAGAAAGAACAGCTACAGAGAATTGTGACCCTTACACTGATCCTGAATGTTATTATTCCCAATCCCGTACTAGGGAGCAAGAAAGAACAGCTACAGAGAATTGTGACCCATACACTGATCCTGAATGTTATTATTCCCAATCCCGTACTCGGGAGCAAGAAAGAACAGCTACAGAGCCCTGTGACCCTTACACTGATCCTGAATGTTATTATTCCCAATCCCGTACTAGGGAGCAAGAAAGAACAGCCACAGAGAATTGTGACCCATACACTGATCCTGAATGTTATTATTCCCAATCCCGTACTAGGGAGCAAGAAAGAACAGCCATGGAGAATTGTGATCCAAATGTTGACCCTTATTGCGACAGATCCCAATCCCACATTAATGAACAATCGCATGGCAGAACAGCCACAGAAGATTGTGACCCAAATTATGATCCAAACTGTCACAAACAGACAACGAATTCAAATGACTCCGACCGTGAGTGTAACCCTGACCATGACCCTAACTGCAGTAACAGTCTCTCCCACACCAGTGAAAGAGCACAAGCCGAAGATTGTGACCCATATGACCCTTACTGTGGTAGAGAGACAACGGACTCTCGTCAACCAGAGCACAGCTGTAACCCTAACTATGATCCTGACTGCCGCACCTCTCAATCTCACGGCGGTGACCAAATGCACAGAGAAGATTGTGACCCATACTATGATTCCAATTGTCCCAATGAACGGGAGCATGTGTATGAGCCAGATTCTGACTGTGATCCTGACTATGATCTTGAATGCCGCATGCAACGATTCACCATTACAGATGGAGAGCTTGACTCCCAAGATACTAGCCGTTATGAAATTATCTGTGATCCAGACCTTGAATCTCCGTGTCCTTATGAGAATGATATTAATGATGTGACGAGATCTTATGATCAATATCACCATGTATATGACCCTTACAGTGCAGGGTACGAAGAACAATATCAAGGTGATCAGGAGACTCACCATGTAACTGAAAATGAAGATGATTCTCAAGGAAATCCAACTGCCTCTGAAGATAATTAA